The genomic stretch aaagcgtgtactaccgctgctagctccaagtcgtgggttggatagttcaactcgtgtggcctcaattgtcgtgacgcgtaagcaatcaccttgttgttttgcatcaatacacatccaagtcccaccttcgatgcatcagtgtatactacgtagttcactccaggctctggcaccgctagaatcggtgcactagttagcttttccttcaacagttggaaacttgcctcacactctggggtccaattgacctttacccccttcttgagttgttgggtcatgggtctcgctatcttcgagaatccctctataaaccttcggtagtatcctgccatgCCTAGGAAACTCCaaatctcgtttggtgtcgaGGGTGCTTTCCATTGTTGTACCGCTTCAACCTTGGCGGGGTCCACTCGGATTCCCTCTGCTGACACaatgtgaccaaggaagttcacttccttgagccaaaactcgcacttgctgaatttagcaTACAACTTCTCACTTCTCAACGTCTCCAAAGCGATTCGCAGGTGctcctcgtgttccttctcattcctcgAGTAGAtgagtacatcatctatgaataccaaaacgaatttatccaagtagGGGTGGAATACTCGGTTCATCAGATCCATGAATAcggcaggtgcattcgtcagtccaaacggcattaccacgaactcatagtgaccatatcttgtgcgaaaagcagtcttcggtatgtcctcTCTTCGGACCCTCAattgatggtatccggacctcaagtccatctttgagaacacaccagctccccgaagttgatcgaataagtcatctattctcggcactggatatttgttcttgagagtcatcttgttcaattctctataatcgatgcacattcttattgatccatccttcttcttcacaaaaagcacaggcgcgccccacggtgaaacactgggtctaataaaacccaagtccatgAGTTCTtgtagttgtatcttgagttcttccaactcctttgGCGCCATTCGATATGGGGCCTTGGATACtggtgccgaccctggctctaggtcaattgtgaactccaattgtcgatctggtgGTGGGCCAGGCAACGCTTCAGGAAAGACGTCGggaaattctcgtaccacagcaacatcctccactttcctttcctccttctcatctccttgtagatagactaGATAGGCAGAACGCCCTTTCCTCATCATCTTTGTGGCTTGAAGTGCGGAGATGATAGATGTGCTTCTGTTCATCGTGATCCCATGGTACACGATTGGTTCCTTTCCAGGGGCTTGTAATGttatttgtctctccttacatCGGATGGTAGCAAAATTCGCagccaaccaatccattcctaagaTTACATCGATATCTTTCATGACCATAACTTGTAAGTTGTGCGCGACTAGCCTAAGTTCTCCCATGGAaatttctatgttcgagcatgttcgagaaatctctattacccctcccactggtgaggtcaccatcatcttatgttcagatttagcAACTGGCAAACTTAATGTGTCCACACATAGTTCTGATATGAAAgaatgcgatgcacccgtatcaaataACACAACAATAGGTGTACCGAGGAGTTTGCCCATATCTGCCAAATTCCCGTTCTCATGACTCCCTTGTTCATTCTTGGGTTGTTTATAACTCAGCGCATACGCTCTGGCCTGGGAGGGAAGTCTTGGACGgtgaggttgttgttgtcgcggaggttgatcTCGATTCATCCTCGGTGGTGCTGGTGGTGCCCTGGACTGCGGACGAAATCCCTGATTGCTCTGCCTTGAACTCATGCCCAcgttcttgctcggacactctctagaaAAGTGGCCatttccaccacagttgaaACACTTGGTGGTATTCAGCATTCTGCACTCTCCGTgatggtacttggagcacacattACATTGCGGTGGTCTAGGTCGGAAGTCGCTCCTCTGGCCAGAGAAATTCTGTTTACCTCCATACTGCGGTCGGCTTTGAGTCGGCTGGTACCTCTTGCTTTCATAGTGGGTCCTGTTCccatcccactttctcttctccCGGGAATGATGTGGTGGAGGTAAAGCCAGCGTAGTATTCTCCGTCAttctctccttgggcatagctgcctcaacgTCTAGTGCAAGGGTCAGTGCTTCTGCATATGTAAGTCTCCCACGGCTAGCTAATGCCATTCTTATCTCATGTCTCAACCCCTCACGAAACTTCTCGGCCAGTTTCTCGTCTGTGTCAACCTGATCCGGCGCATACTGGGTCATATCGCAGAGTGTTCGATCGTACTCAGTCACTGACATGCGCCCTTGAGTTAAGTTGTAAAACTCAGCCGCCTTCGCCTTTCGATAGCTCTTTGGCACGTACTTGTTATATATTGCCTCCTTGAAATTCTCCCAGGTCATTCCATCCACTTGATCTCGTGGCGTGGTcttcatcttggtatcccaccagaagtcagctGACCCAGTCAACTGATAGGTCACACAAGCCATTCGCTCGGCATCGTTGCACATCAGAATTGTAAAAATGCGCTCCAATGCGCGTATCCAACTCTCAGCCTTTTCcggctctcccattccatcgaagaCAGGTGGTTTCTGTTTCAAGAACAACTTCACAATTTCTCGGTCCACttgaggtggaggtggtggtggtggaggttgCGGGGTTGGTTGTGCCACACTCTCGACTTCCGTCGCCTGAGGTGTAGGCGCCCGGTTCGCATTCCTTATAttgcgtcttggcggcattctgattcattaCCAAACAAACGGGTTATTATCACACTTTACTCAAATCTATCAATAGTCATGTTGCATAGTTGGGAAGATCATGTAATATTTCGCAAGTAGGGGTCAAGGGACAATTGTACAACAAGACAAAAGATAGTTGTGTCATGGACAGAATAGGACCATTGGATCATGACGTGGCAAATATCCGCACAACAGGATAGCAAAAGACATTTGCACAATAGAATAACGAGAAACAATTTGCATCATGACTAGCAAAGATGTTCGCACAATAGAATTGCGAAAGACATTTGTACGATAGACTAAAGAGAAACAATTGCATCATGGCTAACAAAGATGTTCGCACAACAGGATTGCGAAAGACATTTGTACGATAGATTAAAGAGGAACAATTGCATCATGAATTAGCAAAAGATATTCGCACAACGGAACAACAAAAGAAACGTTTTCACGATAGAATAAAGAGAACAATTGTTTCAGGGATTAACAAAAGATGTTTGCACAATGGGATAACAAAGGACGTTTGCACCGCAGAACAACAAGGACGATTACATAGTAGGATATCAAGAACAATTGCACAATAGGTTATCAAAAGATAATGGCCCAACAGGGTAGCAAAAGTAGAAATTTCCATAATAAAACGTTGCCTCCAAGAGGTCTTAGTATCAATCATAACTAAAGAATGAAGAGCCAAAAACGtggaaataaaatgaataatagtCTAGCAAAACAATATGATATCAAAACATGAGTGAAACAAAACAATCTATCACATGACTATTGTTCCTAAATCTCTCCCTCCTCATTCTCCTCTTCAGTTCCACCACTAATCTCCATATCCGGATTTTCCTCTTCCTAAGGcgttcctcctcttcttcctcgtcctcTTCTTCAACGCGTACTGGTGAAGGGATCGTCGCGATTAGTTCCTCGACCTCCCTTTCTATTCTTGAAGGGGCCGAGGTACGCATCCCGAGCCTTGTCCTTTTTGGCACGCGCGAGACATGCGGCTCACTATCAGATCGAAACTTCCTTGCGTGTGCTTGCTCCGGCGAATAAATCTGTGGTGGTGGAGAACGTGGTGGTCCGTCAGCTGCCCTTATTAAGGCCGGGAACAGTATTTCCAGAAGACCAGGCAAGTCCCCACGCGGTGCGTATTCGGGTAGGCTATACCACGTAAACGATTCCGCCGCCTGAGCGACCCACTGGCTCCAAGTGGACGGTAGGGTATGAATAAGCTTTGTAATCCCAGCATGGTGGGTGGCTCCCCCGAACGCATAAGCGTCCATCCATAAATCCCAAAATTCAGCTACGTAACTCATGAGATCGCTCTTTCCATCCCATTCGTGCTCTCGGTACCTCTCGACGGGAAGGTTCCTATTCCTGGCATAACGATTTCGCATTTGGGCAAAGTACGATCCGGCCATCTACATAGAAGGAAACCTCAACATCAAGTCAAAGATAGAAAAGAATATGAAAGATATATGGCTCAAAATGATGCTGAGAGTAATAAGGAGATTCATATGGATGTGTATAAGATAGGGGTATGATGGTTGTATCACTCCAAGAACAAACTCATGCTCTCAAGGTAAATGGTTCGCACTTTTGTATATCATCGTATTGTAGTATATCGACTTCTGTTTCGCAAAGGCTACTCGCCTCGTAATTCGTACCTCTACGTTTATTTTTGTCGTGAAGTTATTTATTATGTATTCTATAGGTACATATGGTTACACGCAAGTAATTCATCGTCATAGGCATTGCCTCTCATATTCTATATCTTTGTGCCAACCAAAATTAACATGTATTCTACGCGACGTTTCATATCTCCCAAGACCATGTAAATCCCACCatatattgataaaataataattggcCAAGCAATCATAAAAGTTCGACAACCTTCGCATACTTTTTCCATCACAACGATACAATTTCTCATGCTTGACAATATTCATCATATTATGCTTCACAATCAAATAAGAGCAATCCTATTCcacattttttttaagtatgtaaaattttcaaaatcatCGTATCGACTTCAATCTCcaaaatcattttctttttgccACTTTCGACATTCAATAGTCCAATCCCATAGTCAACAAAATACCTTTACCTCTTTCTTCGcggttgggcgtgacgagtcGTGGTGTTGAGCATTCAATATTTATACTTTAGTCAATTAATACAAAgatagattttgactcaaaagactcttgggtccagagcggaaagaactgaggctttgataccaaactgtcacgaccgccctttagggttaataaatacgggcgatcgtgattaaaagaattaaatagaAGACAagaagaattagggtttcaacacaagttggaccaacaattaatatccaaataaataagcaagagtttaatattatccaacGAGAAATTCAGAATATCCATTACcctaacaattaaagttgtcggcccaaataaatcataatttaaacgacacgtcacagcggaaacgaccaagagaaagagtgacgtcatgtgtgacgacacaacgacactcaaggttcaaagacatcaatattatctttaaatttcatttgctcaacaccaccacatcctcgtcgccgctcaacctgcacatagggaaaacacatgcagggctgagtattttaAGAATACCCAGGGGCtaatgccgaaaacatttgcaATAAaagtaatttatcatgccattcacaagtaaccatcggggtttagctttagaaatacCCGAGGCACTTAAAATCttttcccattgtaaaattcgactgatcagtcattttcccatagacgttcgccatatctgccaatacatgacttggaatgtggccacagaccaagccactagaccggccagcccgtagctagcacacgatctaccatgggtgtacactagtccaggtagggtttgcggccccacgtggacccgaattcgatttatataacagtggcacatagccacatcagataggcacgtaaaaatcaaatcacggcatgataaattcagttcatttccatcgataacaaaaaatatttaggacgttgtccttatttaaaagaaagcccacctcgagtgcttaatttgaaattacgttctttcccttgcgatgattcacctttaacaatttatataatagataaatcaacacattgtttcaaacaaataactaaaaaaaaatgcatgcatcctaagcaagtcttttatctcgatttatctcggttttcgattgttcgacggccgcttacgctcccaatttccaccgttggctcctcgtattttccctCTTGAAATCGAATTACAATTCAAAAATTACCTAAGCGCATAAATTAATCAACGGAATATTTTCCCTCGCAAAACTATTTATTTCAAGACTTGGGGTAAATTATTCGTGCGTCTATTTATTTTgagaatttattatttaatccccaaaattaatttaattaacaatccaaagatttatttaattatcggCCCTAAAGACTTATTTAAAAGCTCAACTTAATTTTTCCCACATCATATctccaattaaaaaaatgaaagccacaaacaaaattaattggagCCCAACTAACCAAATCCTACCATTCAATTTTATTAAGCCCAATTCCTTAAATAAAGCAAAGGCCCAATTTTGTTAAATCAAGGCCCAAAACATTTAAATCCCACAACCCATCTTCCTCATCTCACACACTCTCTCTCCTCTCAccctcttctttcttcttctctcgacGGAATCGGGAGTTCTAAAATCCCCGTCGCCGTCGTCCGATTCGCCGTCGCCTTCCACCGTCGCCGACCGCTGCTCGACGGAATCACGTCGCTGCTGCCCGTTATCGCTGCGGCTGCCGTCGTCCGGTCCAGCAGGGAGATGCCGTCGCCGCCCGTCGTCGCTGCTCGTCGCCGGAGTCCGCCGCTGCTGTCACGACGGTCCTGCTGCCTCGCCGTCCAGCCCTCGCCAGCCACTGCGGTCGTCGCTCCCGGCGTTCTGTCGTCGCACCTCCGTCGGAAGGGCGACGCCACTACTGTCAGCGACACGTCCATCGATCGATTCCGCCACCCGTTGCTCCTATTTACCCCGAAACAGACCCGACGCCTCCGACACTAACCCGACTCTCCCCACAAGTTAAGTTCTCGGATCTGAATTCCAGTTCTTTAAAGGTTCAATCTTTTATCCAGTTTTCGTTGATTCAATCGTTTAGGAGGTGATTTACAGATTAATAAATGGTAGAGTTTGATGTCAGAATGCAGCAGTTTCAAAACGAATTTTGTTGGAGGGGGTGTATACCTTCAACAATTTGTGACGGGTAAGCTGTAAATGATAGAGGTTGTGGCTTCTCTCTTCCTTTCCCTCGTTTCTGCCAGAAAAGAGTTTCATGTGTCAACAGAGAGTTTAATTTGGAAGAGGATGATAGATTTTCTTTTGTTACCTTCGTGGATGAGTTTTCAGAATTTGCAATGCTTTGAAAAGGATGGTTCTTGATTCTCTGTTCGGTCCTATTCAAAAATTTCATGAGTTCGACGAGTAGATTTAGAAGCAAAACGTGTACAGGGATGGAGTTTGCAAGATTACCTTGAATAGGAATTTGAGGAGAAATCTTGTGTTGCTGCAGAGATGGGAGGAACGAATGGTATGGTGCAGCAACTGTTATAGAGGAGTGGAAGGTTTGATTAAGAGGttggagagatttggggagagaTTCATGAGATAGAGGGGGCAGTTTAGACGTGTGTTGAGGGGGGGGGGGTGGTtcgatttctttttttttcttatttctgatttacttgaatttatttggtattttatttgcagattacGGAGGAAGAATATctttcacggaggaggaaaaatcTGCAGGATCTTTATTTAGCAACCGAATTAATACCAAGGAGgatctttaattaaattagttaatTCACGGTCCATTGtattctattttaatttgtgcagtccataatttatttatctcgGACTGgacttttatattatttattgatttatcggatccaacacggaattgagtccaataattATTTCTCACGGacaggaattatttaaattcgcataatattttatttcacaacttctaatccaacaacaattaattcaccaattaattgccgacaattaattcacggacttcgcaaAAATAATAGGCATAAaaagaagtactttagggttcacaaactaggtttagaaaaacggggcgttacaaACCAGAAGCGTCGACATAACCGACGAGATACATATATGAGTGAACGATCGATCGAACGATAAGCGAATAATGAATATGAGAAGATGTATTTACGGTCACCATCGTGCGAGGAAATTGTAGAGGGAGTACAAGCCCCATCATAGAGTTTattgcacaaaataaatatcgtcAACAAGAGAGAACATATGAAAGGTGACGAGAAAGAGCCACGGGACGACTAGACGATTGAGAAAAGAAATGTGTGATAATACCATGAATATTAGAAAATTGTGTGGGAGTTGGAAGACAAAACGAGGAGAGTTAATAGAAAATTTCATGGGAGAACCGGCCaaggccgaatcatggatacgcgCACTGGAGTGAATTTTCGCAATCCTAGGATGCAATGATCGAGAATGGTTAAGTTGTGTGAACTACCAACTGACCGACGCTgccgacttctggtgggacaccaagatgaagacaatgccccgagacCAAGCAGAAGGAATGACTTGGGAAGGCTTCAAGGTGAAAGTGTATAGCAAGTACGTGCCGAAGAGCTATCGGAAGGCGAAGGCGTCTGAATTTTACAATCTGACCCAAGGATGTATGACCGTGCACTCAACAGCATGACACGATATGCACCTGATCAAGTCGATACAGACGAGAAGTTGTCTGATAAGTTCCGCGAGGGACTAAGGCACGAGATAAAGATGTCATTAGCGAGCAGTGGGAGACTTCCCTACGCGGAAGCACTGGCTCTAGCACTGGATATTGAGGCAGCGATGCCTAAGGAGAGAGCTAAGGAAATCACTATCTCGTCATCACACCACTCCTGGGATAAATGGAAGTGGGATGATTCTAGGATTCCATACGACGGAAAATGGTACCAGTCGAGTCAGTATCGATCTCAACACGGAGAGGAGATggaggaaaggaaagtggaagacgtcgcTGTTGTACGAGGATTTCCAGATGTTTTTCCGAAGTGTTACCTGGACCGCACCTGGACCGCCGCTAGATCGACAAGGGTGTTTACGATCGACCtcgaaccaggagccgcacctgtGTCTAAAGCACCGTatcgaatggcgcctaaagagtgggaggaactcaagatacaacttcaagagctcatGGACCTAGGATTCGTTAGGCCTAGTGTCTCACCGTGTGGCACACCGATGCTTTTCGTCAAGAAAAAGGATgggtcgatgagaatgtgtatagactatagagagttgaacaaattGATTCTCAAGAATGagtatccactgccgaggatagatgacctgtttgaccaactttgaggggccggtgtgttctcaaagatggacttaaggtccggataccatcagtTAAGAGTCTGAGGAGAAGATGTACCAAAGACGGCCTTTCGTACGAGATATGGCCACTATGTGTTTGTTGTGATGCCGTTTGGGTTGACTAATGCACCTgcagtattcatggacttgatgaatcgagtgttccacccatacttggataaatttgtcttgatcttcatagatgacgtactcgtctactcgaagaatgagaaagagcacgaggaacatctacgaatcaccttggagacgttgaggaccgagaagctatacgctaaattcagcaagtgtgagttttggctaaACGAAGTCAATTTTCTCGGTCACATTGTGTtggcagaaggaatccgagtggatcccgccaaggttgaggcggtacaacaatggaagtcaccttcgacaccaaacgagattcggagtttcctgggtttggcaggatattaccgaaggtttatagaaggattctccaagatagcgaggctaatgacccaacaactcaataagggggtaaaagtcaattggaccccggagtgtgagacaagttttcaacttttgaaggagaaactgaccactgcaccaatcttagctgtgccagagcctggaATGAGCTATGTGGTCTACAtggacgcttcga from Salvia splendens isolate huo1 chromosome 4, SspV2, whole genome shotgun sequence encodes the following:
- the LOC121800864 gene encoding uncharacterized protein LOC121800864; amino-acid sequence: MYLVGYVDASEIEPPPPPQHTSKLPPLSHESLPKSLQPLNQTFHSSITVAAPYHSFLPSLQQHKISPQIPIQGNLANSIPVHVLLLNLLVELMKFLNRTEQRIKNHPFQSIANSENSSTKKRGKGREKPQPLSFTAYPSQIVEG